A stretch of the Bradyrhizobium sp. CCBAU 53351 genome encodes the following:
- a CDS encoding LysR family transcriptional regulator has product MKEIDHLALDGHALELFLAVLEEGSVTAAATRLGLTQSAVSHALNKLRRIAGDPLFAKSGRGIVATAHAQALAAKARALIDEMRSFAGGVTFEPPRAQLSLTIAANDFQRDLLLPRFFDHVAAQVKSLNLRVIPSQSPSPAMLRENRCDLLITPLPPSGVDIVQKRLLSDHYVCYYDPKSRAAPTSRGAYLAARHITVVYTDNERLDFDRRLAAGGLHRDIAISVPSFSGVPSFLRGSQMLASMPSLLASGIMRDFAQTRIPLASRTRTLAELPMFMVWHQRYQKDPAHRWVRSQLETVAATAARA; this is encoded by the coding sequence ATGAAAGAAATCGATCATTTGGCGCTCGACGGCCACGCGCTCGAACTGTTCCTCGCCGTGCTGGAGGAGGGATCGGTCACCGCGGCGGCAACGCGGCTCGGCCTGACACAATCGGCGGTCAGCCACGCCCTGAACAAGCTGCGGCGGATCGCAGGCGATCCGCTGTTCGCGAAATCCGGCCGCGGCATCGTCGCCACCGCGCATGCGCAGGCCCTCGCCGCAAAGGCACGCGCGCTGATCGACGAGATGCGGAGCTTTGCCGGCGGCGTCACGTTCGAGCCGCCACGCGCCCAGCTTTCGCTGACGATCGCCGCCAACGACTTCCAGCGCGACCTGCTGCTGCCACGGTTCTTCGACCATGTCGCCGCACAGGTGAAGAGCCTGAACCTGCGCGTGATCCCCTCGCAATCGCCCTCGCCCGCGATGCTGCGCGAGAACCGCTGTGATCTCCTGATCACCCCGCTGCCGCCATCCGGCGTCGACATCGTGCAGAAGCGCCTCTTGAGCGATCATTACGTCTGCTACTACGATCCCAAATCGCGCGCCGCGCCCACCAGCCGCGGCGCCTATCTCGCGGCGCGCCACATTACCGTCGTCTATACCGACAATGAGCGGCTCGACTTCGACCGCCGGCTGGCGGCTGGCGGCCTTCACCGCGACATCGCGATCTCGGTGCCGAGCTTTTCCGGCGTGCCGTCCTTCCTGCGCGGCTCGCAGATGCTGGCGAGCATGCCGAGCCTGCTGGCGTCCGGGATCATGCGCGATTTCGCGCAAACACGCATTCCGCTGGCGTCCCGCACGCGCACGCTGGCCGAGCTGCCGATGTTCATGGTGTGGCACCAGCGCTATCAGAAAGATCCGGCCCATCGCTGGGTCAGGAGCCAGCTCGAGACGGTCGCAGCAACAGCCGCCAGGGCCTGA
- the pncB gene encoding nicotinate phosphoribosyltransferase, with protein MTVTDIASRTYNHSWRLDPIIRSLLDTDFYKLLMLQMIREDYPDQQVTFSVINRSRHVRLAEIIDEGELRAQLDHARTIRFSKKELIWLAGNTFYGKTHMFSADFIRWLAEFRLPEYELRKVEGQYELHFHGPWTHTSMWEIPALAILNELRSRAAIKGRGRFELDVLYARAKAKLWTKVERLRKLENLRLSDFGTRRRHGFLWQRWCVEAVKEGLGSSFIGTSNVLLAMDNDLEAIGTNAHELPMVAAALAKDDEELRWAPYRILDQWRQTYGGNLLIALPDAFGTKAFLRDAPEWVADWTGFRPDSAPPIQAGEEIIAWWEKKGRNPRDKLLVFSDAMDVGSIEETYHHFTGRVRLSFGWGTNLTNDFVGCTPDGSFNLDPISLVCKVSSVDGRPAVKLSDNPEKATGMPSEIERYLRVFGDAGRVRKPVLV; from the coding sequence ATGACAGTGACCGACATTGCGAGCCGGACCTACAATCACAGCTGGCGGCTGGATCCCATCATCCGCAGCCTGCTTGATACCGACTTCTACAAACTATTGATGTTGCAAATGATTCGGGAAGACTACCCGGATCAGCAGGTGACCTTCTCGGTCATCAACCGCTCGCGCCATGTGCGGCTCGCCGAGATCATCGACGAGGGCGAGCTGCGCGCCCAGCTCGACCATGCCCGCACCATCCGCTTCAGCAAGAAGGAGCTGATCTGGCTGGCCGGTAACACCTTCTACGGCAAGACCCACATGTTCTCGGCGGATTTCATCCGCTGGCTGGCCGAATTCCGCCTTCCCGAATACGAACTGCGCAAGGTCGAAGGCCAGTACGAATTGCACTTCCACGGACCGTGGACCCACACCTCGATGTGGGAGATTCCGGCGCTCGCGATCCTCAACGAGCTGCGCTCGCGCGCCGCGATCAAGGGCCGCGGCCGCTTCGAGCTCGACGTGCTCTATGCCCGCGCCAAGGCCAAGCTCTGGACCAAGGTGGAGCGTCTTCGCAAGCTGGAGAACCTCCGGCTCTCGGACTTCGGCACCCGCCGCCGTCACGGCTTCCTCTGGCAGCGCTGGTGCGTCGAGGCGGTGAAGGAAGGGCTGGGGTCGTCCTTCATCGGCACCTCCAACGTGCTGCTGGCGATGGACAATGATCTCGAGGCCATCGGCACAAATGCGCATGAGCTGCCGATGGTCGCGGCCGCGCTCGCCAAGGACGACGAGGAACTGCGCTGGGCGCCCTATCGCATTCTCGACCAATGGCGCCAGACCTATGGCGGCAACCTCCTGATCGCACTGCCCGATGCCTTCGGCACAAAAGCCTTCCTGCGCGATGCACCGGAATGGGTCGCCGATTGGACCGGCTTCCGGCCCGACAGCGCGCCGCCGATCCAGGCCGGCGAGGAGATCATCGCCTGGTGGGAAAAGAAGGGTCGCAACCCCAGGGACAAGCTGCTGGTCTTTTCCGATGCGATGGATGTCGGCTCGATCGAGGAGACCTATCATCACTTCACCGGTCGCGTCAGGCTCTCCTTCGGCTGGGGCACCAACCTCACCAACGACTTCGTCGGCTGCACGCCGGACGGCTCGTTCAACCTCGATCCGATCTCGTTGGTCTGCAAGGTGTCGTCGGTCGACGGCCGCCCCGCGGTCAAGCTCTCCGACAATCCGGAGAAGGCGACCGGCATGCCCTCGGAGATCGAGCGATATCTGCGCGTGTTCGGCGACGCCGGCCGCGTGCGCAAGCCGGTGCTGGTCTAG